The Deinococcus yavapaiensis KR-236 DNA window GGCACAAGGACGGTTCGTGGCGCTGGGTCTTGTCTCGAGGCGCGACGAGTCGGGACGAAGCGGGGCGCGCCTTGCGCTTCGCCGGTTCGCACACCGACATCACCGAGCGCGTGGAAGCCTACCGGTTGCTCGAACGCCGCGTCGCCGAGCGCACACGCGAACTCGAAGCCGTCCTCGCCGTGATGAAGGACCTCACGTTCGGCGCGAATCTGCGCGAAACCCTCGACAACCTCGCGCGCGGCGTCGTGGAAGTCACGGGCGCGGTGGCGGCGGCCGTGCTCCTCGACGACCAAGGCGACAGCAAGTACGGCGGTACGTTCGGCTTGCCTCCCGGCTTCGAGGCGGCGGACGCGGAGCTCGCGCGCCGCATGAAAGGGCGCGGCATGATGCAGCAGACGCTGCACGACGGCGCGACCGTCGTGTGGCGCGGCACGCGCGCGAGCGCGCTCGCCACGCCCGAGTACGCTCCGCTGCATCCGTTCATGCGCGACGCCGCGTGGGACACCGTGGTCAGCGTTCCGCTCGTGTACGGCGGACGCCTGCTCGGCACGCTCGCCGCGTACTACCCGCAGGACCGCGACGTGAACGAGGCGGACATGCACCTCGTGGAGGGCATCGCGGGCCAAGCGGCGGTCGCCGTGGAAAACGCCCGCCTGTTCGCCGACGCCGGGGACCGCGCGGCGTTGCAAGAACGCCACAAGTTGGCGCGCGAACTGCACGACTCGGTATCGCAAGCGCTGTACGGCATCGCCCTTGGCGGCCGCACGACGCTGCGTCTTTTGGAACGCTCGCCCGAGAAGGCCCCGGACTCCGTGAAGTACATGCTGTCGCTCGCCGAAGCGGCTCTCGCCGAGATGCGCGCCCTCATCTTCGAGCTTCGCCCCGAATCGCTGGAGCAAGAAGGACTCTCGATGGCCCTCGCCAAACTCGCGTCCGCCCTGCAAGCGCGGCACGGTTTGGAAGTGTCGCTCGATCTCGGGGACGAGCCCGACCTCGGCATCGACGCGAAGGTCGCCTTGCTGAGAATCGCGCAGGAAGCGACGCACAACACCGTGAAGCACGCGGGCGCGTCACGCGTGGAGTTGCGTCTCTGGCAAGAAGGCTCGGTCGTCGTTCTCGAAGTGCACGACGACGGCATGGGCTTCGATCCGGGCGTCGCGCGACAAGGCAGCCTCGGCCAGAAGACTATGCGCGAACGGGCGACCGCCGTCGGAGGAACGTGCAGCGTGACGAGTTCGCTCGGGCGCGGCACCTTGGTGCGCGTGGAAGTCGGTCCTCGCGTTCTCGTGTGAGCGTTCGGCGAAGGGGGCCGAGTCACTCGGACTCGGCCCCCTTCGCGTCGCGTCACGGTCGTCAACCGCGGCTCAAGAGCTCCTCGCGTCGAAACGTCTTGCGGCCCCGCGTCAAGAGCAGCAAGCCGAGAGCCCAGACCACCGCGCCGAAAACGGCGGCGACGACGGGGCTGAGCGCGACGATCCCCGCGAACTGTCCGACGAGCAGCAGCACGATCGGAAGCACGACGAGACCGCTCGTTTGAAACGCTTCCTGAAAGGTGCTCACGCGTGCGGACACGAGGACGGTCGCGCCGAGTCCCAAGGCCGCCACGCCCGGCGCGACCCACAACGCGACGAGCAGGGTCGTGCCGTTGGGGTAGAACACGCTCTTCATGACAGGCCAACCTCCGACGTTCACGACGATGGTCGACAGCACGAAGCCCAGCAAGGTCACACCGAGCGCCGGAAGCCACGCGGCGAGCACCTTCGCCGTGAAGAGGTCGCGGTCGGACACGGGCGAGTGCAACAAGGCTTCCAAGGTGTGACGCTCCTTTTCGCCCGCGAAGCTGTCGGCGGCGATGACGTTCGCGACCATCACCGGGACGAGCAGCATGAGGGGTGAAAGCAGATACGACGTGGCGATCAGCAGGATTTGCTGAGACGGAGGGCGCGACAGCAAATCGCTGCGCAGCACGCTCGGCAAGCGGTCGAGAAAGGCTTGCAGATCGCCGAGGTTCGCCTGGGCGGGCGTCGTCACGAGCGGCGAAAGCAGCACTACCGCGAGCGGAATCACGACGAACAGCAAGGCGGGCAGCAGCACGAGGGGCAACATGACGGGCTTGCTGCGCAAGACCGCCGAAAGGTCCTTGCGCACGATCGCCCGCACCGCCCGCCAATCGAACGGAGGCGCGCTCACGCGACCACCGCTTCCCGTACGCCGTGCACCGCGAAGTACACGTCCTCCAAGGTCGGCGCGTGCGGATGCACCTCGTACACGCGCACGCTCGCCCCGAGCAAGACCGACAGCACGGCGGGCACCTCCACGCGGCCCGCCTCCACGGCGAGGTTCGCCGCGCCCGTCGCTTCGACGTTCCAGCGAGCGAGCGCTCTGAGTGCACCCTGCACGTCTTCGGGGTGCACGGTGATCTCGACGCGGCGCGTTTCGTAGCGTGCGCTGAGCTCTGCAGGCACACCGCTCAGCACCACTTTGCCGCGGGACAGGACGGCGACGCGGTCGCACAACCGCTCGGCGTCGCGCAAGTCATGCGTGCACAGCAACACGGTACGGCCCTCGTCGCGGCTCCAGCGCACGATCGCGTCGTTCACGCTCTTGGCGCTCACCGGATCGAGTCCGGACGTCGGCTCGTCGAGGTACAGCACTTCCGGCGCGTGCAAGGTCGCGCGGGCGATGGCGAGGCGCTGCTTCATGCCCTTGCTGAACGTCGATACGCGTGAGGCGGCCACCTCGGCGAGGTCGAACGTTCGCAGAGCCGCGTCCACCCGGCGTTTCACCTCTCCGATGGGCACGCCGTACAAGTCGGCGAAGATGCCGAGGTTCTCGCGGGGCGTCAAGCGCTCCTCCAACGCGGGCGTTTCCGTCAGGACGCCCGTGCGGCGCCGTACGACGTCACCGCGCTCGACGGGGTCGAGGCCGAACACGCGCACGCTTCCCGAGGACGCGGCGAGCACGCCGTTGAGAAGGCGCACCGTCGTCGTTTTGCCCGCTCCGTTGTGGCCCAGCAAGCCGAAGACCTCACCGCGCTTCACGGTGAGGTCGAGATGATCGACGGCGACCTTACCGCCGAATTGCCGCGTGAGGGCGCGCGTCTTGATGACGAACTCGGAAGAACTCATGACCTCAGGGTAACGAACGGCGGTCCTTCACGCGTCCGACGAAAGGCTCACGAGCCCACGTCGAGGCTGCCGTTGCTCGTTTCGACGTTCAGCGTCGCCGCTCCCCGGCCGACCTTGTGGGCCGTGAAAGCGTGACGTTCGGTGTCGACTTCGAAGGTCGGCAGGTTCACGACGAGGCTGCCGTTGCTCGTCTTCCCGGTCACGTTCAAGCCACCTTCGGCTTCGAGGCCGCGAATGCGAACGCTGCCGTTCGAGGACACGACGACGTTTTGCGAATCGGCGGCCAGGGCGACGTCCTCGATGGTGACGCGTCCGTTGCTGGTCTCGGCCCGCAGCTCGCCGTGCGCGGCGCGCACGTCGACACTGCCGTTGCTCGTCTTCGCCGTGACGTCCTTCGCGGGACCCGTGACTTCGATGTCGCCGTTGCTCGACTCGAGGTTCAATACGATGTCTTTCGGCAAGGCGAGGCGAAAGCTCACGCCTCGGTTCATCGCCCATACGTTCTTCTTCACGCCGCGCACCACGAGCGTGGCGCCTTCGCGTGCCACGCTCATCTCGGCTTCCCCGCGCACTTCCGCCGTGACGGTCGGGCGCTTCGAGCCACTCGTGACGGTCACGGATCCGTTGAAAGTCTCGACGCGGACTTCCCGCACGCCCGAGAAGTCCAACGCCTGCCGCTGCGTGCGCACCGCCGACCCGTCGACGAGAGAGCAGGCAGAGAGGGCGAGCATTCCGAGGGCGGCCAATCCGATGAAGTTCGTTCGTGACATGAGCATCTCCTTGTGCCTCGATTGTCGTGCGTGCGCCGCGCCGCGCCCTCGGCCGGACGGACGGCCCGCGTCTCGTCCTTAAGTCGCATTCGCCATCGTGCCGATTCGCGATCGTCTCGGCGGACTCTAGAGTGCGGCATGCCACCGAATTCGGAAGACGCGGACGAAGCGCGGCCTCTACTCGAAGCGACCGTGCGCCGCTTCGTCTCGCCGCACGCCGACATCGTTCGTCACGAGACGCGAAGGCGTCCCGTTCAAGCGTCCACCTCCGACGTCGTGCATCACGAATTGCTCGTTCGAACGAACGCGCACGAGCCTCCTCGGACCGTGGGGCTCGTGACGAAGCGCGCTCCCCTCGCCGAGCGCCGTGTCCTTCGCTTGCTGGGCGAAGTCGTTCCCGACCTCGTGCCCTTCAGTCACACCTTCGACCTCTCCACGAACGACGTGGCGTGGACGTGCATGGAGGACTTGGGCAGCGTGACACGTCCGAACTCGCTCGCACCGATCGACCTCGCCGTGTTCGACAGCGAGGCGCGCGGCCTCGCCCGCATTCATGCGGCCTTCCTAGACCGCACGAACGACCTCGACTGGCTCCCCACGATCGACCGAGCGTACTTCGAACGCTGCATCCACGAGTGGTTCTGGCGTCCCGCGTGGGAGCGTGCGTTGTCGAACGACGACTTCCGAGCCGAGTTCGCGAGCGCCATACCGGTCGTGGAACACGCCGCCGCGACGATCGTCGACGAGATGGCGGCCTTGAACGCCGAGGAGGGCGCGCGCACCCTCACGCACACGGACCTGCACCCGTCGAACGAGTTGCTGCGCGACGGCGAGGTCCACTTCATCGATTGGGGCGCCGCGCACGTGGGAACGCTGTATCTCGACATTCCCCACTTGTTTCACACGCCCGAGTTGGCGGCGCGTTACCGCGGCGCTCTGGAGCGCCGCGACGTGCTCGTGTCGCCCTCGGACTTCGAGGAGCGTTACCGCGTCGCCGCCCGCTACACCGCCTTGAGGTACATGTGGTGGACGCTCGACGAGTGGCTCTCGGATCGTTCGGCGAGCGTTTGGGTACGGCATTACCTCGATCGTCTGACCTCGTGACGGCCCATGCGCCATCGTGCCGATGAACTTGGGCATCGCCGTCGGTAGAGTGCGACATGCCCGAGTTCATCAAGCCTTCCCGGTTACAGCGCGGAGATACCGTCGCGAGCGTCAGCTTGTCGAGCGGGTTCGTCACCGAGGTGCCGCACCGCTACGAAGCGGGCAAGCGGCAACTCCGAGACGCGTTCGGATTGCAAGTCGTCGAAGCTCCGAACGCGTTGCGAGGCGCCGAGTACTTGCACCGTCATCCGCAAGCTCGAGCGGACGACCTTCACTGGGCCTTGGAGAATCCCGAGGTGCGCGGCATCTTCAGCGTCATCGGCGGGGACGACTCGGTTCGACTCCTGCCGCACCTCGACCTCGACCTCATCCGCCGCTTTCCGAAGGTCATGCTGGGCTTCTCGGACACGACGATCACGTTGATGCAGTTTCTCAGGGCGGGTGTGCACGCCTTTTACGGTCCGGCGATTCTGACCGACCTCGCCGAGAACGCCGGCATCCGCGATTTCGTGGCGAGAGGCGTGAGGCGAGCCTTGTTCGACGCCCGACCGTTCGGTCTCGAAGCGGCGAGCGAGTGGACGGAAGAGCACGTGGACTGGCGCGACGAGGCACGTCAGGAGCAGCCTCGTTCCTTTCAGCCCAGCGACGGTTGGGTGTGGCTCGGCGGCCGAAAGCGCGTCGAGGGCCACCTCGTGGGTGGGTGTCTGGAGGTGCTCGACATGCTCAACGGCACGCCCGGTTGGCCCGAGGCTCGGCTGTGGGACGGCGCGATCTTGTGCCTGGAGACGAGCGAGGACGTTCCGCCTCCCTCGCAAGTCGGCTACTGGCTGCGGAACTTCGGAGCGCAAGGCATCTTGGGCAAAGCGTCGGGACTGCTGATGTCGCGCCCGAAGGCGTACACGCCCGATATGACGAGCCGTTTGTACGACTGGGTGAAGCGCGTCGCTTGGGAGTTCGGGCGTGAAGACTTGCCGATCGTCGCGAACATGGACTTCGGCCATACGTCTCCGCAACTCACGCTTCCGCTCGGTGCGAAGGTCGTCATCGATCCGACCAAGGCTACCGTGGACGTGCTGGAAGCTGGGGTTTCGTAAGGCGGATCGTCACGAGAAAAAGGCGACCCTTACATGAGGGTCGCCTTTTTTCGTTCGGATCAGTCCGCAGCCGTGTTCGCGTAGCTTCCGGCTTGCACGCCGATCGTCGCGGCTTCTTCGGCTTCGCGTTCGAGCTTCGCCTTGATCTTCTTGAGGCGGAAGGACTCTTCGCGTTCGCGTTGGTCCAAGACACCGCGGATGAAGCGGATGTCGTCTTGAATGCCGGGCACGACGACTTGCTCCAGGGCGTTCACGCGGCGCGACGTCTTCTTAATTTCCTCGCCGATGCGGCGAAGCTTCGTCTCCGTCGCAGCGACTCGAATGATCGCCTGCATGACGCCTTGGAAATCCTCGGCGGCTTGAATCGTTCGCGGACCGACCGTGATCGGCGAGAAGTTCGCCGAGTTCTTCGCTTCCGGCAAGTTGATGCGGGGAACCTTCACGCCGTACACGCTTTGAATCTGCATGTGGACGTTCATTTCACCCGTGCTGGCGAGGCTGAGGCTCTCGACGGCTTCGGGCGTATCCCACGCTTTGGCGGAGAAGAGGGAGGTGTACGCGCCCTTCGTGACGCGCGTGAGTTCCTCTCGGGCAGAGAGGGCGTCACGGACGAGCGCGAAGAATTCGCCGATGAGGGCGTCGCGCTTGCGCTTGAGGAGTTCCGCGCCGTTCGTGGCGAGCTTGAGCTGCGCCTTGGAGGCGAGGAGCGCGGTTCGGGTGGGGCTGATTTGTCCGGCCATGAGTACCTCCGGGGATGACGGGTGCGAGGAAGCCTATCCCTCACACCCTAGCATCCTCGTTTCCTTAGATCCGGTTGCCTCGCCACATCTCGTCGAGCTTGGTGCCGTAGAACTTGTCGATGGCGTCCTTGCCGATTCGGGTGAGCTGGCTTTGCGGCAGTTGCGACAAGATGCCCCACGCGACCGTCAAGGAGTCCTCGATGGAGCGGTCGGCGTTGCCTTGCCCGATGAAGTAGCTCTCGAACGCGTCGGCGAAGCGCAAGAACAGCTTGTCCGTCTCGGTGAGGGCGTCTTCACCGGTGATCGCGACGAGTTTGCGCAAGTCGAGGCCGTTGGCGTACGCCGCGAACAGCTGGTCGGACACGTTCTTGTGGTCGGCGCGCGTCTTGCCCTTGCCGATGCCGTTACCTTGCAGGCGCGACAGCGACGGCAGCGGGTTGATGGGCGGGTAGACGCCCTTGCCGTGCAGCGTGCGGTCGACGACGATCTGACCTTCCGTGATGTACCCGGTGAGGTCGGGAATGGGGTGCGTGATGTCGTCGTCGGGCATCGAGAGGATCGGAAGCTGCGTGACCGAGCCTTTCTTGCCTTCGATGACGCCCGCGCGCTCGTACAAGGACGCGAGGTCCGTGTACATGTAGCCGGGGAAGCCGCGGCGACCCGGAATTTCTTCGCGCGCCCCGCCGATTTCACGCAGCGCCTCGCAGTAGTTCGTCATGTCGGTGAGGATCACGAGGACGTGGTAATCGTGCTCGAACGCGAGGTACTCGGCGGTCGTGAGCGCCATGCGCGGCGTCAGCAAACGCTCGACGGCCGGGTCGTCCGCCTTGTTCAAGAAGAGGACCGAGCGCGCGAGGGCGCCGGTACGCTCGAATTCCTGCGTGAAGAACGACACTTCGCGTTGCGTCAGACCCATCGCGGCGAAGACGACGGCGAAGTCGCCTTCGTGGCCGGGCACCTTCGCTTGACGCGCGATCTGCGCGGCGAGTTCGTTGTGCGGCAGACCCGAGCCGGAGAAGATCGGAAGCTTTTGGCCACGAATGAGGCTGGTGTTGATGTCGATCGTCGAGATGCCCGTTTGGATGAACTCCTCGGGCTTCGCGCGCGACGCGGGATTCATCGCCTGACCGTTGATGCCGAGTCGCTTTTCGGCGACGACGGCGGGCAGACCGTCGATGGGACGGCCGAGGCCGTCGAAGCGGCGGCCGATCATGTCACGGCTGACACCGAGACGCGCCACGTCTTCGACGAGGCTCACGGACGCCGTGGCGAGGTCGAGGCCGCGCGTGTCTTCGAAGATCTGCACGATGGCGTACTCGTTCGAAACTTCGATGACTTGACCGCCACGCACGCGGTTCGTGCTGTCGCGAATTTCCACGATCGCGCCGTACGCGATGTCCGCGGCGTTGTTCACGAACAAGAGGGGGCCGGAGATGTACGAGACGTCGTTGTATTCCTTCTTCAGCAAGCTCGTCATGCGCGAACGCCTCCACGGAAGGCGGTGTCGAGTTCGCTCATCACGTTGCCGCTGTACGCCGCGAATTCACTTTCGGGCGTGTAACGCGCGCGGCTGAGCTTCTCGATGACCGGGCTTTGAATGATGTCGTCGATCGTCGCGCCCGATTGCAGGGCGGCGGACGCGGAGTCGTAGAACTTCAGCATCATCTTCATGAGGCCGTAGTTCTTGGGCATGGAGGCCGACGCGTCGACGGGGTCGAAGCCGTTTTGCTGCAAGAAGTCTTGGCGCAGCATGCGGCCCGCCTCGATGACGAGGCGCTCGTTGTCCTGCAGCGCGTCGGGACCGACGAGTTGCACGACTTCTTGCAGGGACGCTTCTTGTTGCAGGATGTTCGCGATGCGTTGGCGCAACTCCGGATAGTCGGCGCCGACGTTCTTGCGGTACCAGCCCTCGAGGATCGGCGTGAACAGCGAGTACGAACCGTTCCAGTTGATGGCGGGGAAGTGGCGGCGGCGCGCCAAGCCCGCGTCGAGACGCCAGAAGGCGCCCGTGATGCGCAGCGTCGCTTGCGTGACGGGCTCGGACATGTCGCCGCCGGCGGGCGACACCGCGCCGATCACCGAGACGGCGCCGTCTTCACCGGCGAGCGTGCGAACCGCGCCCGCGCGCTCGTAGAACGCTGCGAGCTTTGCCGAGAGGTACGGGGGGTAGCCTTCTTCGGCGGGCATTTCCTCGAGGCGCGAGGAGATTTCGCGGAGCGCTTCGGCCCAGCGGCTCGTCGAGTCGGCCATGAGCGACACCGAGTTGCCTTGGTCGCGGAAGTACTCGGCGAGCGTGATGCCCGTGTACACCGACGCTTCACGCGCGGCGACCGGCATGTTGGAGGTGTTGGCGATGAGGATCGTGCGGTGCATGAGGGGACCGCCCGTCTTCGGGTCTTCGAGCTCGGGGAACTCGACGAGCACGTCCGTCATCTCGTTGCCGCGCTCACCGCAGCCGACGTACACGACGACGTCCGCGTTTCCGTACTTCGCGACCGACTGCTGCGTCACCGTCTTGCCCGAGCCGAACGGACCGGGAATGGCCGCCGAGCCGCCCATCACGAGGGGAAACAGCACGTCGAGGATGCGCATGCCGGTGAGGAAGGGTTCGCTGGGGTCCTTCTTGAGAGCGACGGGACGGGGCGCGCGCACGGGCCAGTAGTGCGCGAGGCGAAGCTTCGTGCCGTCTTCGAGGGTCGCGATCGTGTCGTCGATGGTGTAGTCGCCTTCGCCGACGATTTCGCGAATCTTGCCCGAGATTTGGGGCGGCACGAGGATCTTGTGCGTGAAGGAAAACTCGGGCACGGTTCCGAGGATTTGGCTGCCGGAAACCGTGTCGCCTGCCTGAACGGTCGGCGTGAAGTGCCACTTTTGCGTGCGGTTCAGCGACGAGACGTCGATGCCGCGCGCGATGAAGTCGCCGGACGCTTCCTTGATCTTGTCGAGGGGGCGCTGAATGCCGTCGTAGATGCCGTTGAGCATCCCCGGGCCGAGTTCGACGGACAGCGGCAAGCCCGTGGTGACGACAGGCTCGCCGACCGTGAGGCCGGAGGTGTCTTCGTAGACCTGCACGAAGGCCGTGTCACCTTCGAGGCGAATGATTTCGCCCACGAGGCGCTCGTTGCCGACGCGCACGAGGTCGTACATCTTCGCGCCGTACATCCCGCGTGCGATGACCGCAGGACCGGAGATGCGCTCGACGACGCCTGACTTCTGGGGGGTTTGCGTCATGAAAGAGTGCTCCTTGGAGAAAGGTCAGAAGGTTGAGGGTCGAGAGACGAGGGAGCGTGAAGAGCCATGAAGCTCTCGACCCTTGACTCTGGACTCTCGACCAACTTACAGCTTGATATCGAACCCGATGGTGTCGCGCACCAGCTTGCCCATGTACGCCTTGGCGTC harbors:
- a CDS encoding ABC transporter permease subunit; amino-acid sequence: MSAPPFDWRAVRAIVRKDLSAVLRSKPVMLPLVLLPALLFVVIPLAVVLLSPLVTTPAQANLGDLQAFLDRLPSVLRSDLLSRPPSQQILLIATSYLLSPLMLLVPVMVANVIAADSFAGEKERHTLEALLHSPVSDRDLFTAKVLAAWLPALGVTLLGFVLSTIVVNVGGWPVMKSVFYPNGTTLLVALWVAPGVAALGLGATVLVSARVSTFQEAFQTSGLVVLPIVLLLVGQFAGIVALSPVVAAVFGAVVWALGLLLLTRGRKTFRREELLSRG
- a CDS encoding ABC transporter ATP-binding protein, producing the protein MSSSEFVIKTRALTRQFGGKVAVDHLDLTVKRGEVFGLLGHNGAGKTTTVRLLNGVLAASSGSVRVFGLDPVERGDVVRRRTGVLTETPALEERLTPRENLGIFADLYGVPIGEVKRRVDAALRTFDLAEVAASRVSTFSKGMKQRLAIARATLHAPEVLYLDEPTSGLDPVSAKSVNDAIVRWSRDEGRTVLLCTHDLRDAERLCDRVAVLSRGKVVLSGVPAELSARYETRRVEITVHPEDVQGALRALARWNVEATGAANLAVEAGRVEVPAVLSVLLGASVRVYEVHPHAPTLEDVYFAVHGVREAVVA
- a CDS encoding DUF4097 family beta strand repeat-containing protein, with translation MSRTNFIGLAALGMLALSACSLVDGSAVRTQRQALDFSGVREVRVETFNGSVTVTSGSKRPTVTAEVRGEAEMSVAREGATLVVRGVKKNVWAMNRGVSFRLALPKDIVLNLESSNGDIEVTGPAKDVTAKTSNGSVDVRAAHGELRAETSNGRVTIEDVALAADSQNVVVSSNGSVRIRGLEAEGGLNVTGKTSNGSLVVNLPTFEVDTERHAFTAHKVGRGAATLNVETSNGSLDVGS
- a CDS encoding phosphotransferase is translated as MPPNSEDADEARPLLEATVRRFVSPHADIVRHETRRRPVQASTSDVVHHELLVRTNAHEPPRTVGLVTKRAPLAERRVLRLLGEVVPDLVPFSHTFDLSTNDVAWTCMEDLGSVTRPNSLAPIDLAVFDSEARGLARIHAAFLDRTNDLDWLPTIDRAYFERCIHEWFWRPAWERALSNDDFRAEFASAIPVVEHAAATIVDEMAALNAEEGARTLTHTDLHPSNELLRDGEVHFIDWGAAHVGTLYLDIPHLFHTPELAARYRGALERRDVLVSPSDFEERYRVAARYTALRYMWWTLDEWLSDRSASVWVRHYLDRLTS
- a CDS encoding S66 family peptidase — translated: MPEFIKPSRLQRGDTVASVSLSSGFVTEVPHRYEAGKRQLRDAFGLQVVEAPNALRGAEYLHRHPQARADDLHWALENPEVRGIFSVIGGDDSVRLLPHLDLDLIRRFPKVMLGFSDTTITLMQFLRAGVHAFYGPAILTDLAENAGIRDFVARGVRRALFDARPFGLEAASEWTEEHVDWRDEARQEQPRSFQPSDGWVWLGGRKRVEGHLVGGCLEVLDMLNGTPGWPEARLWDGAILCLETSEDVPPPSQVGYWLRNFGAQGILGKASGLLMSRPKAYTPDMTSRLYDWVKRVAWEFGREDLPIVANMDFGHTSPQLTLPLGAKVVIDPTKATVDVLEAGVS
- a CDS encoding V-type ATP synthase subunit D — encoded protein: MAGQISPTRTALLASKAQLKLATNGAELLKRKRDALIGEFFALVRDALSAREELTRVTKGAYTSLFSAKAWDTPEAVESLSLASTGEMNVHMQIQSVYGVKVPRINLPEAKNSANFSPITVGPRTIQAAEDFQGVMQAIIRVAATETKLRRIGEEIKKTSRRVNALEQVVVPGIQDDIRFIRGVLDQREREESFRLKKIKAKLEREAEEAATIGVQAGSYANTAAD
- a CDS encoding V-type ATP synthase subunit B, giving the protein MTSLLKKEYNDVSYISGPLLFVNNAADIAYGAIVEIRDSTNRVRGGQVIEVSNEYAIVQIFEDTRGLDLATASVSLVEDVARLGVSRDMIGRRFDGLGRPIDGLPAVVAEKRLGINGQAMNPASRAKPEEFIQTGISTIDINTSLIRGQKLPIFSGSGLPHNELAAQIARQAKVPGHEGDFAVVFAAMGLTQREVSFFTQEFERTGALARSVLFLNKADDPAVERLLTPRMALTTAEYLAFEHDYHVLVILTDMTNYCEALREIGGAREEIPGRRGFPGYMYTDLASLYERAGVIEGKKGSVTQLPILSMPDDDITHPIPDLTGYITEGQIVVDRTLHGKGVYPPINPLPSLSRLQGNGIGKGKTRADHKNVSDQLFAAYANGLDLRKLVAITGEDALTETDKLFLRFADAFESYFIGQGNADRSIEDSLTVAWGILSQLPQSQLTRIGKDAIDKFYGTKLDEMWRGNRI
- a CDS encoding V-type ATP synthase subunit A, with product MTQTPQKSGVVERISGPAVIARGMYGAKMYDLVRVGNERLVGEIIRLEGDTAFVQVYEDTSGLTVGEPVVTTGLPLSVELGPGMLNGIYDGIQRPLDKIKEASGDFIARGIDVSSLNRTQKWHFTPTVQAGDTVSGSQILGTVPEFSFTHKILVPPQISGKIREIVGEGDYTIDDTIATLEDGTKLRLAHYWPVRAPRPVALKKDPSEPFLTGMRILDVLFPLVMGGSAAIPGPFGSGKTVTQQSVAKYGNADVVVYVGCGERGNEMTDVLVEFPELEDPKTGGPLMHRTILIANTSNMPVAAREASVYTGITLAEYFRDQGNSVSLMADSTSRWAEALREISSRLEEMPAEEGYPPYLSAKLAAFYERAGAVRTLAGEDGAVSVIGAVSPAGGDMSEPVTQATLRITGAFWRLDAGLARRRHFPAINWNGSYSLFTPILEGWYRKNVGADYPELRQRIANILQQEASLQEVVQLVGPDALQDNERLVIEAGRMLRQDFLQQNGFDPVDASASMPKNYGLMKMMLKFYDSASAALQSGATIDDIIQSPVIEKLSRARYTPESEFAAYSGNVMSELDTAFRGGVRA